The sequence GATGAAGTCTGAGTGACAGAACGTATGGGATGTTTCTGTCCTGCCCACCATGTGATCGCCATATTGTCCATATGTTATACTTATACTTTTTTTTGTATACATGTTGCATTTgcactttaaagaagcagttcataaAAAATTATGATgttggcacgtatactcaccgcagctgatcgtTATCCCATGGCGCGGCTTCGTTCCAGTCCcgcggcgccgttcaaatccagCACGCGCTCACATCTGCCtttgctgtgactcctcttctctgtcctgtgattataCACCAGAACTCTTCAATGTATTCTCTATGTGACTTCTGGCGTTCTATTAcaagacagagaagaggagtcactgcagaacCTGAAGTGAGTgtgcgccggatttgaacggcgccaTGGGACTGGAACCAAGCCGCACGAGGGACACCGATCAACTGCGGTGAGTATACTACGTGCCAGcgcctactgggggggggggggggcaataataattttGACTTTGGATTTTTCGCATTGGCATTTATTTATGGGGTGCaggttcattaaccccttcaagaccgagccctttaAAGCACAAAAGTCCAGATCAAATTaacgcaatgttcctcctcgccttcctcctcgcttttatttttccacctacagggctggttgggtgtatgtttttgcgccatgagctctagtttttatttatatcatattggtgtagcagaaaaatgttgattgctctttattaattttttgtgatatataatttaataaaatcagcaattctggtgcgttttttctttttttccgtttacgccattcaccgcgtgggaacaataatgttatattttagtagatcggaaaattccgcacgctacgatatgtaatatatttatttatttatatttttatttttataatggacaaggaggtcttttaaactttcattggagggggtttataaggttttttttttaaacttttcaaaacttttttattacacttttttatttatttttttaacacttgtatttactgtaaaaaatgcaatcattagattgcatatactggtctatgctaccatagcatagcatagatcagtgttatcggcgatgtatgtatagagcctgcctgagagcagactgtaCACATAGATCgcagatccgacaggacggaggtaaggagctgacccccgcctgtcagcacatgtgatcgggaccccctcagtgacagatgcttgatctgttacTAAGCAACTTAAACGCCTGCGGCGCttgacacagatgagagcgggatcactatctctgcagcgatctctCTCTCATCAGAAATCCCCCGTCAGTgtgggaacgtatatatacattcctactgcatggggtatgtgcagtaggaacgtatatataaggATTGCTGACGCGAAGGGCTTAATTAGcacattacattttatatatatttgtttactTGTTATTTATTATAATCATATATTGATTCACCCTATTagtatcattatttatttattatgtgatATGGCTAACACTTGAGATACTGTATTGGTGGTCTTGGCTCACTGGGCCTTACCATGGTCAGTGAGGTTGTTggattttaattgttttaaaaaaaaaaaatttgcattcgTGTAAATAAAATTGTCTCTCTTGATCTAGATGAAaagtgaggtgcagtccattttcTTTCAATCCTCTTTTTTCTTGCacgcgggcacacctgaatgcacCTGCagcccaattcaacagaaatgaagttcatccagccggtactgcagtactggctgggatgtaCTTCACTAACACCGGACAtcctgtgacacggccaggtcacagaatggcctgtgTCTTGctaagtgtgaacccggcctaaccaAGACACcgtgcacattttaaaagacacaaccagtAAGGATTTACTTTCATCAAAAGGACGGTtccagagttgctttaaagggaaccatcccGCTGGATGgagcatatactgtacctgctctaggatccggcttgcttcgcaggttcctggctggacgtcccgctcagccaatcagtgtgctgcgtttgggcagcacactgattgtctgagcgggacatccagctGGAAACCCCCGaaacaagccggagcgtggagcaggtaatgtatatgctctgtCTGGCGGGGGGATTTACAGagcggtctccttacatactcgcagcgggatgtccattccGCTGTATGTCTTCCATACAAACTACGGGCCACAGATCCACAGCGGTTttccgccctgtgtgtttgtatctttagggtgtgttcacacgtacaggatctgcagcagatttgatggtgcagattagaATCTGcatctgatctgcagcagatccgcagcaattTGATGGCGCCGGAATTAATttgcttttaatctgcagcatcaaatctgctgcagatcctgtgtgtgtgaacgcacccttatgctgggtttacacggagcgataacgatttctaagtaacgatttttcttttataatgatcagcgtttagatggaacgatatatcgtacagaaaatttgttttccgatcgttttgcgatcgcttaatcctatctcgcacataggtaaaatcagtgaacgactgtttacagggaacgatcagcgaattttttgggaatgacgaatgacgatttaagaacaagttaaaagatcaaaatgaacgatttctcgctcgtcgttcgatcgttcgctgcgtttacacgtatgattatcgttcgaattcgatcgttatcgtgcacattcgcacgataatcgttctgtgtaaacccagcatgagggtgcgttcacacgtacaggatctgcagcagatttgatggtgcagatttgaagttgcagattcaatgcaaagtaactctgggccatcaaattgctgcggatctgctgcagatgctgtacatgtgaacgcaccctgaaccTACAAATGGTGCCTGATACTGCTCAGTTTAACCTCTCCTACATTTCATGCCTTTGACACTGCCTGCTAAATAagttcaggagggaaatgtttttactAAGAAACTGAACATAAGACCAAGAGGACATAATCTGAGGTTGGAGGAAAGAAGCAGCTTAGTGTAGTGCAGGGCTGGTGCCATGTTTAGTGTGCTGAGACCGACAACCTATTGCAATACATTGCTGAGTAATGAGACCCCCAGTGTTTctctgcacatgcgcagtgccGTACGGGTAGTACTCAAGGATACAGTTGTCGACCGTCAAAAGTGGCGTCACAAGCTtccgtttccatggctaccaAAGAGCCGTTCCCACACCCGGAAATCAGTTTGCGTTCCAATACGCGCACTAAGCCCTGCCGCTGTCGTCTATTGGTGGAGTCGTCAGGGCTTGTGGGCGTGGTTAGCAACGACATATCCGGTGAGGTTTGTGTGAAGAAGCGGCGGAGGAGGCTGCGTTGTTTTTAACGGAGGTGACGACAAATTCGCCATGTCAGAGACCGACCCGAAAACCGTGCAGGACCTCACTGAGGTGGTGAGTGTGGACCCCGGAGCCCTGTGTTCCCTCATGACCCCGTCACTATTCCGGGGCCCGCTCATTTATTTCCATTATACTGCGGTTACCCAGAGGTCCGTTGTCCATTCTGGGGACCTGCTATAGTCACCTGAGATTATGGCCACATATCCATTCTATAACCATGGGGCCCCTGTATCCGCTATAGTCACCTGAGATTGTGGCCACATATCCATTCTATAACCATGGGGCCCCTGTATCCGCTATAGTCACCTGAGATTGTGGCCACATATCCATTCTATAACCATGGGGCCCCTGTATCTGCTATAGTCACCTGAGATTGCGGCCACATATCCATTCTATAACCATGGGGGCCCCTGTATCCGCTATAGTCACCTGAGATTGTGGCCACATATCCATTCTATAACCATCGGGCCCCTGTATCTGCTATAGTCACCTGAGATTGTGGCCACATATCCATTCTATAACCCTGGGGCCCCTGTATCTGCTATAGTCACCTGAGGTTGATGCCACATATCCATTCTATAACCATGGGGCCCCTGTATCCGCTATAGTCACCTGAGATTATGAATACATATCCATTCTATAACAATGGGGGCCCCTGTATCCACTATAGTCACCTGAGATTGGGGCCACATATCCATTCTATAACCATGGGGCCCCTGTATCCGCTATAGTCACCTGAGATTGTGGCCACATATCCATTCTATAACCATGGGGCCCCTGTATCTGCTATAGTCACCTGAGATTGTGACCACATATCTATTCTATAACCATGGGGCCCCTGTATCTGCTATAGTCACCTGAGATTGTGACCACATATCCATTCTATAACCATGGGGCCCCTGTATCCGCTATAGTCACCTGAGATTGTGGCCACATATCCATTCTATAACCATCGGGCCCCTGTATCTGCTATAGTCACCTGAGATTGTGGCCACATATCCATTCTATAACCCTGGGGCCCCTGTATCTGCTATAGTCACCTGAGATTGAGGCCACATATCCATTCTATAACCATGGGGCCCCTGTATCCGCTATAGTCACCTGAGATTATGAATACATATCCATTCTATAACAATGGGGCCCCTGTATCCACTATAGTCACCTGAGATTGGGGCCACATATCCATTCTATAACCATGGGGCCCCTGTATCCGCTATAGTCACCTGAGATTGTGGCCACATATCCATTCTATAACCATGGGGCCCCTGTATCTGCCATAGTCACCTGAGATTGTGACCACATATCTATTCTATAACCATGGGGCCCCTGTATCTGCTATAGTCACCTGAGATTGTGACCACATATCCATTCTATAACCATGGAGCCCCTGTATCCGCTATAGTCACCTGAGATTGTGGCCACATATCCATTCTATAACCATGGGGCCCCTGTATCTGCTATAGTCACCTGAGATTGTGACCACATATCTATTCTATAACCATGGGGCCCCTGTATCCGCTATAGTCACCTGAGATTGTGGCCACATATCCATTCTATAACCATGGGGCCCCTGTATCCGCTATAGTCACCTGAGATTGTGGCCACATATCCATTCTATAACCATGGGGCCCCTGTATCTGCTATAGTCACCTGAGATTGTGACCACATATCTATTCTATAACCATGGGGCCCCTGTATCCGCTATAGTCACCTGAGATTGTGGCCACATATCCATTCTATAACCATGGGGCCCCTGTATCTGCTATAGTCACCTGTGATTGAGGCCACATATCCATTCTATAGCCATGGGCCCCTGTATCTGCTATAGTCACCGGCGATTGGGTACACATATCCATTCTATTACCATGGGGCCCTTCTATATGCTGTAGTCACCTGAGATTGGGGCCACATATCCATTCTATAACCATGGGGCCCTTGTACACTCTATATTCCCCTCAGATTAGGGCCCCATGTCATgattatgggggttgtagttcgtTCCACTTGTGTAGGGATAACCGGGGTCATTGTATTTCTGTGTCCCCATTCCCATATTCCAGTATTTTTAGCTGCAATTGGAACAATTGAGAATTCATTCATGTCCTTTGTGTGTTATCAACCACCCCTTCTGCGTTGGTGGTGATAATGGCATCAATGACATCACAGCAATGGTAGAATCCTGCAACCATGCTAGGGAAGTGGCTGATTTATCCTTCTATGTCTCTTCAGGTCCAGAACCTGCTGCAACAAATGCAGGATAAGTTCCAGACCATGTCAGATCAGATCATTGGGAGAAATATCCTTGAGGATTGTACAGGGGTGTATGTAAGTGAAGCctatagtgtacctgtcattataactttccaaatctaaatcaacaatagatgtgatataaagcaagtttgcaatatacattcattatttgttgttgttatcatgctgtaaaacaaagctatacttaccagaaatccaggtccagtctcctgaaggcagattttctgacttgtgctggttaaaaaaaaaaaaaaaaagattaaacacagacattccggccagtacagagagtcatggctcaatgtgtccgtcaatcacatgactgccttgtgagcgctcagatggcctgggatacacaggacttcctgttttctgactctttctcaaaaaacaggagtCAGTcagaaacaggaagtgccgtgtttttcttgatgactaaaaaaaaaataaatgtaaattgcaaacttgctttatatcacatctactgctgatttagattttgaaagttaccactagtacatcgctttgtgtttttttacattaatagactggcgcagggatgctggtggtgcgttttgtttttttttgtttttttgaaccgctgcctgaTTCCCACTCACgacgccagtctattcccaagcaccggctcagcatgaagcactgggggccggcaggagaagttttctataggggtttgttacttctctggacagttcctgtctcggccagaaatgtcagcagagagcactgtcagactgaaaacaaaacctttcctgcaggacatacagcagctgataagtatggaaagacttgacatttttactgcatttttacTGCATAACCGTCTTAaggagttaaagcgtaactgtcatttcagggtcatttttctgaaaacattaaatatcaacagtacaagcgattttaagaaactgtaataggttttatgtactaaaagagtttccttctggactgaaaaagcaatctcccagcctcccccctcacatcaaatgaagcaggatttctgtctcccattatgtggctatggagaggggaggggctgttaggagtgactgagcacggagcagtcctgcacagcacaacaccctgcaatcttctctcagtaagttcatagataagcactgacctttctgaccccagaatcctgcggtttaggtgcccagacagtctacaaacagctgaccttcatgtcacctcttcctgctccctcatctccctcagcccctccccccttcataggcttacaatggagagagcagaacccgtcttcactggcttctctgtaatgaagacgtgtttgcctgataatgcacagataagaagtcagggggggggaggctgggagattgcttcttgagtacagaaggaggctttttttggctgatgaaacctattacagagtttcttaaaatcgcttatactactgatttctgcaataaaaaaacacatgacagttacgctttaaagttcaTAGATCAGCCATTGACTGACAGGACAGTTGTCTACGGGTGGCATTAGAGAAGAACCAGTCAAATATTAGAAGATTAGAGAGCCACACTATGGAGTGACACTGCGCCAGCAGAATAGGGTCCTGAACAGACTGTCCAGTTTTGTCTGATAGCTGTGATGTCCACTGTTACTATGTGTAAATTGTTTAACACATTTTCCTTAACCAACCCCATCACTTGATGACATGAGCACTCGTATCGATGACCTGGAGAAAAATATTGCGGATCTTATGACGCAGGCGGgcgtagaggaggaggatggtgctaACAAGGTATGTACATCATTACATTAGGGAAATGGAACTGAAGCCTGGCCACTGGTTGCTCAGGTTAACAAGTAGCTGTTCAGGTTATAAGTTTTAATAGAAAGTGATAACATTTTGGCCTTCCATTCAACATGGTAGCAAAATCTAACATCTGGCAGCATCATGTGTGCAAGGAGACATCCCCAttcattaatattaatattattattattaacagcaAGGGACTGTTTAGGTAATTTTCTAAATATATACATCAGCAGTTAACTTTGAGATTTTGTTGATGTGTTAAACAAAAGGCCTACTTgtgatgtgaacatggcctgatataGAATTTTTCTTACATGCTTTATAAAATGGCACTTGTCCGCACAGTAAAATGGTATAACTTACTGATTAATACTGTGTAATGCATCCATTGGCTAACTGAATTAGACCAAATGTGACATACTCACCCACCATGTTGCCCCTGACATTGGCCAACATCTTGTCCATGAGCAAAGTTAATAGCAGTAATCAACAGCAACTGTTTTACTGTGTCTAAATCTACATGTATATTCATGTTGTCCTTCTCTGACTGACACTGCTGTGTTAGTAAAGTTACTTGTGAAAAGCATTCACGGTGTGATGAATGTAAGAAATTCTGCACAGATGAGAGATGTGGTGCTTAGGTGCACCTGTACATCAGTGTAGTCCTCCACTTCCATAAGCTACTATTTACCTGTTGGATATTtgaacagatgttttttttttctggacatgTGTATGAAGACACCAGTGATTGCTGAAACAACAGTGCCTGTATAAGTCCCCATAAAGGAACAGAACACCTGTTATAACATATACGTCACTGCTCACTGTCTGGCCCCAAAGCAGATAAAGCGTTACTCCAGCCATGTAAATCTTTTTATGTGTTGCTTCCCTTgcatacaacataataaacatgctattcttGCCTCACTATGCTCCCCAGTATCCTTCTGTGGCATTTTTCTGGCTCCCTGATGAATGCTCCGGCCACCACTTTTGAGGCGTATATTACTTTACATTCAAgggcaacaatatataaaaagtttggcatggctggagcacccctttatgcAAAGAGGAAAGTAAGCAGTAATCTTTAGTGTCTGGccctaaaaaaaagtttagtgGTGATGCACAGCATTCTCACTTAAGCCCTTGGACACGCTAAGCCTGTCTGCCACTCCCGCTGACTGGTAGACTGCAGAATTGTCTACCAATATATATTATGGATCTATATAAttttcatgtggggagggaatgggggggAAAACCTTTTGTTCGCTGCACTACTCCTCCTTTAACTACTTCTTGGCTGACTGGGTAGGAGGCATGTCCAGCTATGCTGTGTGTGCCAAGCCTGGAGCTCCGTTTGAATTTATATGCTGTTGGGTCATATGGTGTACAGTGAAGTAGAGACATCAGCATTTTAAGTGCAGCTCTAGATGTGGCAGGTGGTGTGTTTGTCACTGACCTCTTTCTTTACCTTTTTATTAGCAGGCTGCCAAACACTGAAGCGACTCTGATTTTCTACCAGCGCACAGGACTACCGGATCATTTTCCTCAGTGTTGTGTGTCATTTCTTAGCCGTGTTGTATATTTAGATGGATTGTTTTGTATTTTATCCTTTTTGTGACTTCACTTATTTTTGTTTTCACATCTGCAGGAAAATAAATAGGAAAAAGGCATTTTTCTGTCTGAAActttcctgctacactgctcctTCTCAGTGATGTGATGGGATGTCATGGGTAGGGTCAGTAATAAGTAATCATTCTGTTCTCTGGGAGCTCATGAGATAACCTGAAAGTCTATTGTATGAACACAGTCTGGTCACATGACCACCTAGACATGATACTGCTATTTCAGAACAAACATACCTTTATCAGTACTTGCAAACAGGGCTGTgcagtcggtaagccgcagctccgactcctgaattttttttcaggaccgactcctgctccttcataaatggccagtcatataccaggggagttatttatcacactggctcagcagcttctccctaatgtcctacatgatcctgtggtgacttctgagtgaataaaggaatactgtatataaagcagcttctcctgtgtgtgtgcagtggatgcagccagtctccagcctccatgtcctgaactactcacaactagactagatggagcaggtggtcttttcctgctgccagtcttctatgtttctaactatataattaccatacttaaagaaacactaacaatgccagatacctgtaatatagaggtcagccatagtgatagagaggggtcacacagtgatatagagaggggtcacacatagtgatatagaggtgacacagtgatatagaaggtcactgtgggggcatgcaatagcacacacacgcacacttacaacttgctgcagccatactgagcacacacacacacacggcttgcagccaagcacacatacacacagcctgctgcagccatagcacacacacatgcatacacacacagcctgctgcagccatagcatacacacacacacacacacacacacacacacacacacacacacacacagcctgctgcagccatagaacactgaaggaaAAACACACAATCCTAGAGAGAAAACAcaacattgaggacagaggttactgctacactacatatgtcttctcctcctctatattacacaggatatcttcattttacactgctgctcatatatccAGCAACCAGGAAGATAGCAGCACAGATCTCcctccacacaatggactcttccagctcaataACAaactagtgactgacaacttttcccagACCATccctatctaatagggccagaatattgctcataatatatattcatgagcaaaacttgtaaaattcatataaaaattcAGTTCTACAATTTTCtaagattttttaaaagctggagtcggtacattttttttttccgactccagccaaaactagctccgactccacagccctgcttgcaAACAGTTGCAACCTTTGTTGACAGAATCTCACTTATAAGTGTATTCTGATtgtttaggctggtttcacatgaGCGTAAGGTCCAATTACCAACCAAACAGGCTGACGTTGCCCGTGTAATAAAGCCAGCAATCTGTTGATAAACAAGCACATGCTTGTTTGTTTGCTGATGGAGCTGTTCTTACgagtcaaaaaaaaaattattgctcaTTGGCTTCACTGTGCAATGTGATGGCAGTAAAgggccacacacaaaaaaagccagcAAGGACATCGCCCATTTACTGCAAGCATCATAAcggagcgtttacacagaacgattatagttaGAATGTTCGCCATATTGATcgcatttgaacaataatcggcttgtgtaaacacagcgaacgatcaagcgacaagcgagaaatcgttcatcttggtATTTCAATATGTTCTTAAATCTTtgttgg is a genomic window of Dendropsophus ebraccatus isolate aDenEbr1 chromosome 4, aDenEbr1.pat, whole genome shotgun sequence containing:
- the LOC138789803 gene encoding heat shock factor-binding protein 1-like → MSETDPKTVQDLTEVVQNLLQQMQDKFQTMSDQIIGRIDDMSTRIDDLEKNIADLMTQAGVEEEDGANKQAAKH